A DNA window from Mauremys reevesii isolate NIE-2019 linkage group 17, ASM1616193v1, whole genome shotgun sequence contains the following coding sequences:
- the LOC120384938 gene encoding uncharacterized protein LOC120384938, with protein MARLSLRPTSRRDPGLGSYSAGCGESASPGSALLLVLALLVRGGATYDLIPPVNAWLTLAQSAINTTAFCLPHVPAVGALMETCFVGVCTELKVLQQHTWLSRIPKDISYAELYALGSGAAVDKLDASMYSFRLANVTAAITCMNFVNAKHVAVNHDNVELVCRHKRDVSFAYGHMKLPLGWFLLCGRTAFTYVPANSSGGPCAIGRVAPLLFPHPSVRGPRQRRDSIPLSPTCKADVTLFSEQEAAALAFTLVGIPGLVVHNYHAVAHLACTVAKALNLTSTVLALLTQEMGEVRRGVLQNRLAIDYLLLRHGHPCSDFVGMCCFNITDASAAIEKDLDRLRHLAEGIRQHQGDFWLWSWLSSLRGWAAHLLQGLMLGMLCIFVACLLYFCYGCARRCCCVARTLAGPSWPLGPLALPGGRM; from the coding sequence ATGGCCCGTCTTTCACTGCGTCCCACAAGCCGCCGTGATCCTGGCCTGGGCTCCTATTCTGCTGGATGCGGAGAGTCAGCCTCGCCTGGTTCTGCTCTGTTGCTTGTTTTGGCGCTCCTTGTGAGGGGAGGCGCCACGTATGATCTCATACCCCCAGTGAATGCCTGGCTGACTTTGGcgcagagtgccataaatacaaCGGCCTTCTGCCTGCCCCATGTTCCTGCAGTGGGGGCCCTTatggaaacctgctttgtgggtgtgTGTACTGAATTGAAGGTGTTGCAGCAGCACACTTGGTTGTCTCGTATCCCCAAGGATATATCTTATGCAGAGTTGTATGCCTTGGGCTCTGGAGCCGCTGTAGATAAGTTAGATGCCAGCATGTATTCGTTTCGTTTGGCTAATGTGACAGCTGCTATTACGTGTATGAATTTTGTTAATGCTAAGCATGTAGCTGTTAATCATGATAATGTGGAGCTTGTTTGTCGCCATAAGAGGGATGTATCCTTTGCCTATGGACACATGAAGTTACCCCTGGGGTGGTTTTTGTTGTGCGGCCGCACAGCCTTTACCTATGTTCCAGCTAATAGTTCAGGTGGCCCCTGTGCTATTGGCCGTGTGGCCCCTTTGTTGTTTCCCCATCCCAGTGTGAGAGGGCCTCGCCAACGGCGTGACAGTATTCCCTTGAGCCCTACCTGTAAGGCAGATGTTACCTTGTTTTCAGAACAAGAGGCAGCAGCCCTTGCCTTTACCCTGGTGGGCATCCCTGGTTTGGTGGTGCATAATTACCATGCCGTTGCACACCTTGCTTGTACTGTGGCAAAGGCCTTGAATTTGACCTCCACTGTTCTTGCCTTGTTAACTCAAGAGATGGGAGAAGTTCGCCGAGGAGTTTTGCAAAATCGCTTAGCCATTGATTATTTGTTGCTGCGACATGGTCATCCCTGTTCTGATTTTGTGGGTATGTGCTGCTTTAATATTACAGATGCGAGTGCGGCCATCGAAAAAGATCTGGATCGTTTGCGCCATCTAGCGGAGGGCATTCGCCAGCACCAGGGTGATTTCTGGTTGTGGTCATGGCTGTCGTCGCTACGTGGCTGGGCTGCACATTTGTTACAAGGGTTAATGTTAGGCATGCTTTGTATTTTTGTTGCCTGCCTTTTGTATTTTTGCTATGGGTGTGCCCGCCGCTGTTGCTGTGTGGCACGCACCTTGGCaggcccctcctggccccttgggccacttgcatTACCTGGAGGGAGAATGTGA